Proteins encoded in a region of the Sulfurimonas marina genome:
- a CDS encoding MATE family efflux transporter yields the protein MKHLVDILQVLIDMLMVGAVSTAALAAVGISMQFMMLINAIITLYVVGGNALISRFIGSGRKNRASSLLYGLVIFATILGFFVTIIGYFGSATFYSAMGSTPDVIQAGEEYFSILSLGIILIFIDNLLYNALSAAGDTKSSLYIKLLSAALNAFLNYVLIFGHFGAPELGVKGAAIATVIAYLFNVIAYYILIKKLNAKLDFLPIVRKVDVVRAIKVGYSAFLDRGISSASFLIFVSIITAYGTAELAGYQVGLRIEGIAFMPGFGFAIAAMALVGQNIGARDFDKAYNMGIISGRIAYGFMGSVGIIMILFPEYLVSFFTKDMLTIVVASQYLILVGLAQIPLALMFVYSSALRGAGATKITMRVNVASLWFLRVVPSYIAYEMGYGIVAIFIIMNIETLIKGIIFWYIYSRRTWLHTKV from the coding sequence CTGAAACATTTAGTAGATATACTGCAGGTTCTCATCGATATGTTAATGGTTGGGGCGGTGAGTACAGCTGCTCTTGCAGCTGTTGGTATTAGTATGCAGTTTATGATGCTTATCAATGCGATCATAACGCTTTACGTAGTGGGTGGAAATGCTCTAATATCTCGTTTTATAGGAAGCGGTAGAAAAAACAGAGCCTCTTCTTTACTCTATGGGCTTGTTATTTTTGCAACTATACTCGGTTTTTTTGTAACGATTATCGGCTATTTTGGCAGTGCGACTTTTTATAGTGCGATGGGATCAACTCCTGATGTTATTCAAGCGGGTGAAGAGTATTTCAGCATCCTCTCTTTAGGGATCATTTTAATCTTTATAGATAACCTTCTTTACAATGCACTCTCTGCTGCTGGAGATACGAAAAGTTCACTCTATATTAAACTGCTCTCAGCAGCACTCAACGCTTTTTTAAACTATGTACTGATCTTCGGGCATTTCGGTGCACCGGAATTGGGTGTAAAAGGGGCTGCAATAGCGACAGTTATCGCTTATCTGTTCAATGTTATAGCTTACTATATACTTATCAAAAAACTCAATGCCAAACTCGATTTTCTCCCTATTGTTAGAAAAGTAGATGTAGTGAGAGCCATTAAAGTGGGATATTCCGCTTTTTTAGATCGAGGGATCTCAAGTGCAAGTTTTTTGATCTTTGTCTCAATCATTACGGCATACGGTACAGCAGAGCTGGCAGGGTATCAAGTAGGTCTTAGAATTGAGGGGATCGCATTTATGCCAGGATTTGGTTTTGCGATCGCGGCTATGGCTCTTGTGGGTCAAAATATCGGGGCAAGAGATTTTGATAAAGCTTACAATATGGGGATTATCTCAGGCCGTATAGCTTATGGTTTTATGGGAAGTGTCGGGATAATTATGATCCTTTTTCCTGAATATTTAGTCTCGTTTTTTACCAAAGATATGCTTACGATCGTAGTAGCATCTCAGTACCTTATTTTAGTGGGACTTGCACAAATTCCATTGGCATTGATGTTTGTTTATTCATCTGCACTAAGGGGAGCCGGGGCTACAAAAATAACAATGCGGGTAAATGTTGCATCGCTTTGGTTTTTACGAGTAGTGCCTTCATACATAGCGTACGAGATGGGTTACGGAATTGTAGCTATTTTTATCATTATGAATATTGAGACTTTGATCAAAGGGATTATCTTTTGGTATATCTACTCCAGACGTACCTGGTTACATACAAAAGTTTAG